Proteins encoded in a region of the Streptomyces sp. NBC_01298 genome:
- a CDS encoding helix-turn-helix domain-containing protein has protein sequence MARTSVLAKATTVESSPEIQEALTKSVRLVPGEVDVILRSADGSESVLPQELVRILAASAGELASGHAVTVLAAETHLTPTEAAELLGLSRPFVARLLDSGDIPSSHLPDSRHRIVRLADVLAFQARRARRREGRRRIAEAAEDAGMPY, from the coding sequence ATGGCGCGTACGAGCGTGCTCGCGAAGGCGACCACCGTGGAGTCGAGCCCCGAGATCCAGGAAGCCCTCACGAAGTCGGTGCGATTGGTCCCCGGTGAGGTCGATGTCATACTGCGCTCCGCCGACGGCAGTGAGAGCGTGCTGCCACAGGAACTGGTCCGGATCCTCGCGGCCTCCGCAGGCGAACTGGCGAGCGGACACGCGGTCACCGTCCTCGCGGCGGAGACGCACCTGACACCAACCGAGGCCGCCGAGCTGCTCGGCCTGTCCCGGCCCTTCGTGGCCCGCCTGCTCGACTCGGGCGACATTCCGTCAAGCCATCTGCCGGACAGTCGGCACCGCATCGTGCGGCTCGCCGACGTCCTTGCCTTTCAAGCGCGGAGGGCGCGGCGCCGGGAGGGTCGCCGACGGATCGCGGAGGCCGCGGAAGACGCTGGAATGCCCTACTGA
- a CDS encoding PIN domain-containing protein codes for MRVFVDTNVLFPFSVMDLMLALTEDSVHEVVWSERLLVEWERVIVREGRRSPESAAAVTRAVRDYFGDCGVAESEYAPLVHRIPGGDPDDRHHAAAACAAGAGALITWNLADFPAADMARLGVRVLDPDTYLCELHEQWPQEVADTLVRLAAGKRRPPLTYRDVLARLDKAGLARFADRLGESGDP; via the coding sequence ATGCGCGTCTTCGTCGACACGAACGTGTTGTTCCCGTTCTCCGTCATGGACCTCATGTTGGCGCTGACCGAGGACTCGGTGCACGAGGTGGTCTGGTCGGAGCGCCTGCTTGTCGAGTGGGAACGGGTCATCGTCCGTGAGGGGCGGCGGTCGCCGGAGTCGGCGGCGGCCGTCACACGGGCCGTCCGCGACTACTTCGGCGACTGCGGGGTCGCCGAGTCCGAGTACGCACCTCTTGTGCACCGGATACCCGGCGGGGATCCGGACGACCGGCATCACGCGGCGGCGGCCTGTGCGGCGGGCGCAGGCGCGTTGATCACCTGGAATCTCGCTGATTTCCCGGCCGCGGACATGGCCCGCCTGGGTGTTCGCGTGCTGGACCCCGATACCTACCTGTGTGAACTGCACGAACAGTGGCCGCAGGAGGTAGCCGACACCCTGGTCAGGTTGGCGGCGGGCAAGAGGAGGCCGCCCCTGACCTATCGAGACGTCCTGGCCAGGCTCGACAAGGCGGGGTTGGCCCGGTTCGCGGATCGGCTGGGGGAGAGCGGTGACCCGTAG
- a CDS encoding bestrophin-like domain — MILWLLNHLSTFFLGVLLVGGFVALAIGGSVAARRRFPHLADGDHNEMVGVALGMFGAIYGIILAFVVVTLWTQLENTQTVVATEATDLALVVRSAEVFPPAERARVDRAVGDYVHAVVEIQWPLMREGRPSYEATADQTHALYTALQAYEPSGPRSETFYGEAVGRLNDVAAQRRARVTMAETSLPPLLQVLVYGGALVILPLTFLFGLRSLKMQLLFVSAVAGLIGFSLLLVMALDRPFAGELTVSPAPFRDAALAQFWR; from the coding sequence ATGATCCTCTGGTTGCTCAATCACCTCAGCACGTTCTTCCTCGGCGTCCTGCTCGTCGGCGGGTTCGTCGCCCTCGCCATCGGCGGCAGCGTGGCCGCGCGCCGCCGCTTCCCGCACCTCGCGGACGGCGACCACAACGAGATGGTCGGGGTGGCCCTCGGGATGTTCGGTGCGATCTACGGCATCATCCTCGCCTTCGTCGTCGTCACCCTGTGGACGCAACTGGAGAACACCCAGACCGTCGTCGCGACCGAGGCCACCGACCTCGCCCTGGTCGTCCGCAGCGCGGAGGTCTTCCCCCCGGCCGAACGCGCCCGCGTGGACCGGGCGGTGGGGGACTACGTGCACGCCGTCGTCGAGATCCAGTGGCCCCTCATGCGCGAGGGCCGGCCCAGCTACGAGGCCACCGCCGACCAGACGCACGCCCTGTACACGGCACTCCAGGCCTACGAGCCCTCCGGCCCCCGGAGCGAGACCTTCTACGGGGAGGCCGTCGGCCGCCTCAACGACGTGGCCGCGCAGCGCCGGGCGCGCGTGACGATGGCCGAGACCTCGCTGCCGCCGCTGCTCCAAGTGCTCGTGTACGGAGGCGCGTTGGTGATCCTCCCGCTCACCTTCCTCTTCGGGCTGCGGAGCCTGAAGATGCAGCTGCTGTTCGTCTCGGCGGTGGCCGGGCTGATCGGCTTCAGCCTGCTGCTGGTGATGGCCCTCGACCGCCCCTTCGCCGGTGAACTGACCGTGAGCCCGGCGCCCTTCAGGGACGCGGCACTGGCGCAGTTCTGGCGCTGA
- a CDS encoding VOC family protein, whose translation MIDARAHIRIARPSLDLAAAERFYVDGLGLDVQWRSTERVSGEHDLLMVGPLGGGWHFELTRDPENPVAPSPTADDLFVVYLGAEPDEALVRRLVEHGGTRTPAHNPYWDTYGVTVIDPDGYRLVLSSRTWG comes from the coding sequence ATGATCGACGCACGCGCGCACATCCGGATCGCCCGGCCCTCCCTCGACCTCGCCGCCGCCGAGCGGTTCTACGTGGACGGGCTCGGGCTCGACGTGCAGTGGCGCTCCACCGAGCGGGTCTCGGGGGAGCACGACCTGCTGATGGTCGGGCCCCTGGGGGGCGGCTGGCACTTCGAGCTGACCCGCGACCCCGAGAACCCGGTGGCGCCCTCACCCACCGCCGACGACCTCTTCGTCGTCTACCTGGGCGCGGAGCCCGACGAGGCCCTCGTGCGGCGGCTCGTCGAGCACGGCGGTACCCGTACGCCCGCGCACAACCCCTACTGGGACACCTACGGGGTCACCGTCATCGACCCCGACGGCTACCGGCTCGTCCTGTCCTCCCGCACCTGGGGCTGA
- a CDS encoding LysE family translocator has product MVSTDRLLAFAAMSLLLILIPGPSVLFVIGRALSQGWRAALITVAGNTLGAYVLVVAVAFGVGSVVERSVLVFTALKLAGAAYLVYLGIKAFRQRHALRAEFGAGAARYGNWRSLWEGFAVGVANPKTIVFFAAVLPQFVDREQGHVTAQMLLLGLVFNLIAVVCDSTWGMVAATARSWFSRSPQRLSAVGGAGGLAMIGLGVTVAVTGRKD; this is encoded by the coding sequence ATGGTGTCCACTGACCGGCTGTTGGCGTTCGCCGCCATGTCCTTGCTGCTGATCCTCATCCCCGGGCCGAGCGTGCTCTTCGTCATCGGGCGGGCGTTGTCCCAGGGGTGGCGGGCCGCTCTGATCACCGTGGCCGGGAACACGCTGGGGGCGTACGTGCTCGTCGTCGCCGTGGCCTTCGGGGTGGGGTCGGTGGTGGAGCGGTCCGTGCTCGTGTTCACGGCGCTCAAGCTGGCGGGGGCCGCGTACCTCGTCTACCTCGGGATCAAGGCCTTCCGGCAGCGGCATGCGCTCCGTGCGGAGTTCGGGGCGGGCGCGGCCCGGTACGGGAACTGGCGGTCCCTGTGGGAGGGGTTCGCCGTCGGGGTGGCCAATCCGAAGACGATCGTGTTCTTCGCGGCCGTCCTGCCGCAGTTCGTGGACCGCGAGCAGGGGCACGTCACGGCCCAGATGCTCCTTCTCGGGCTCGTCTTCAACCTGATCGCCGTAGTCTGCGACAGCACCTGGGGCATGGTTGCCGCGACCGCGCGCAGCTGGTTCTCCCGGTCACCGCAGCGGCTCTCCGCCGTGGGCGGGGCCGGGGGGCTCGCGATGATCGGTCTGGGCGTGACCGTAGCCGTGACCGGGCGCAAGGACTGA
- a CDS encoding FG-GAP repeat domain-containing protein codes for MNFSRHMRPGRLAVCTAIVLATGMTLAGTASATDGDSHGSVARPAPKAEAPLGPLAGKHKAASAGLRAATLAPRLDADGDNIPDSLYQAISGTYFVNPGGATEHFKYAVGEAGDYLDYKDVIPFGRVDGGNETDLLALTADGELTFFGSQWRDGAQSRSWSGRGWGIYNKVFAPGDINRDGYVDLLARTPDGVLYLYPGSGNPSSPLKGRIKIGAGWQAYDQLVGTNDINSDGIADLVARDFSGVLYAYLGTGSTSAPFKPRKTIGSGWNAYNQIVGLDDIDGDGNGDMIARTVSGQTYVYKGNGAGAFKPRATSSTGWNVATLFAQQGGNPDFGRNDLLGRDSGGTLWWYYSKNNGTLSSRTKISDTGGWKGAKITWGSSFTNRNQSAILEQTSNGALYLNGDYKGLGWGSYNTLVAPGDLSNDGTGDLLGRDGSGNLYLFQGNGVGGTQNKIKIGGGWGVYNKLTGAGDLTGDGRADLLARDGSGNLYLYAGTGVPSAPFKSRVRVGYGYEGYKQLVVTGDLTGDGRAELLATDSAGVLWRYDSYSTGKLKSRVKIGTNYQIYPNQY; via the coding sequence TTGAACTTCTCGCGCCACATGCGCCCCGGCCGCCTCGCGGTCTGCACCGCCATCGTCCTCGCCACGGGCATGACCCTGGCCGGAACCGCCTCGGCCACCGATGGCGACTCCCACGGCTCCGTGGCACGCCCGGCCCCGAAGGCGGAGGCGCCCCTCGGCCCGCTCGCCGGGAAGCACAAGGCGGCCTCCGCCGGCCTGCGCGCCGCCACCCTCGCCCCGCGCCTCGACGCGGACGGCGACAACATCCCCGACTCGCTCTACCAGGCGATCAGCGGCACGTACTTCGTGAACCCGGGTGGTGCCACCGAGCACTTCAAGTACGCGGTGGGCGAGGCCGGCGACTACCTCGACTACAAGGACGTCATCCCGTTCGGCCGGGTCGACGGCGGTAACGAGACCGACCTGCTGGCCCTCACGGCCGACGGCGAGCTGACCTTCTTCGGCTCCCAGTGGCGCGACGGCGCGCAGAGCCGGTCCTGGTCCGGCCGCGGCTGGGGCATCTACAACAAGGTCTTCGCCCCCGGCGACATCAACCGCGACGGCTACGTCGACCTGCTGGCCCGCACCCCGGACGGCGTCCTCTACCTGTACCCCGGCAGCGGAAACCCGAGCTCCCCCCTCAAGGGGCGCATCAAGATCGGCGCGGGCTGGCAGGCCTACGACCAGCTGGTCGGCACCAACGACATCAACAGCGACGGCATCGCCGACCTGGTCGCCCGCGACTTCTCCGGCGTCCTCTACGCCTACCTGGGCACCGGCAGCACCAGCGCCCCGTTCAAGCCCCGCAAGACGATCGGCAGCGGCTGGAACGCGTACAACCAGATCGTGGGCCTGGACGACATCGACGGCGACGGAAACGGCGACATGATCGCCCGCACCGTCTCCGGCCAGACGTACGTCTACAAGGGCAACGGCGCAGGCGCCTTCAAGCCGCGCGCGACCAGCAGCACCGGTTGGAACGTCGCCACCCTCTTCGCCCAGCAGGGCGGCAACCCCGACTTCGGGCGCAACGACCTGCTCGGCCGCGACTCCGGCGGCACGCTCTGGTGGTACTACTCCAAGAACAACGGAACCCTCAGCAGCCGCACCAAGATCAGCGACACGGGCGGCTGGAAGGGTGCCAAGATCACCTGGGGCTCCTCCTTCACCAACCGCAACCAGAGCGCGATCCTGGAGCAGACCTCCAACGGCGCCCTCTACCTCAACGGTGACTACAAGGGCCTCGGCTGGGGCTCGTACAACACCCTGGTCGCCCCGGGTGACCTCAGCAACGACGGCACCGGCGACCTCCTCGGCCGCGACGGCTCCGGCAACCTGTACCTGTTCCAGGGCAACGGGGTCGGCGGCACCCAGAACAAGATCAAGATCGGTGGCGGCTGGGGCGTCTACAACAAGCTGACCGGCGCCGGCGACCTCACGGGCGACGGCCGCGCCGACCTGCTGGCCCGCGACGGCTCCGGCAATCTGTACCTGTACGCCGGTACCGGGGTCCCCTCGGCCCCGTTCAAGTCGCGCGTCCGCGTCGGTTACGGCTACGAGGGCTACAAGCAGCTCGTCGTCACCGGCGACCTCACCGGAGACGGCCGCGCCGAGCTCCTCGCCACCGACTCCGCGGGCGTCCTGTGGCGCTACGACTCGTACAGCACGGGCAAGCTGAAGAGCCGCGTCAAGATCGGCACGAACTACCAGATCTACCCGAACCAGTACTGA
- a CDS encoding GNAT family N-acetyltransferase, with protein MLKGNTVGLRARHEDDIPILHAGLHDDVATASRSTGQPWRPLMAGSKALSFMVDDSAPGHVPFSVVDLESDALVGTATLWGLDNHNRSGHVGLGLLPSARGKGYSTDVVAVLCHYGFVVRGLHRLQIETLADNEPMLRSAERNGFVREGVLRSSAWVMGEFLDEVLLGLLAKDWAPAPPRHEGR; from the coding sequence ATGCTAAAAGGCAACACGGTGGGGCTCAGGGCCCGGCACGAGGACGACATCCCCATCCTGCACGCCGGTCTCCACGACGACGTGGCCACCGCCTCCCGGTCCACCGGGCAACCGTGGCGACCGCTCATGGCCGGCTCGAAGGCCCTGTCGTTCATGGTCGACGACAGCGCACCGGGGCACGTCCCGTTCTCCGTGGTGGACCTGGAGAGCGACGCCCTGGTCGGCACCGCGACCCTGTGGGGCCTCGACAACCACAACCGGTCCGGGCACGTCGGACTCGGGCTGCTGCCGTCCGCACGGGGCAAGGGCTACAGCACCGACGTGGTCGCGGTCCTGTGCCACTACGGATTCGTCGTACGCGGCCTGCACCGACTGCAGATCGAGACCCTGGCGGACAACGAGCCGATGCTCCGGTCCGCCGAGCGCAACGGGTTCGTCCGCGAGGGCGTCCTGCGCTCCTCGGCCTGGGTGATGGGCGAGTTCCTGGACGAGGTCCTGCTCGGCCTCCTGGCCAAGGACTGGGCGCCGGCCCCACCACGGCACGAGGGCCGCTGA
- a CDS encoding IS630 family transposase has protein sequence MGDNRLPPVVLSEAERLTLESWAGRRSTAQGLAQRARIVLACARGWNNTVVAARLDTERKTVARWRSRFLRDRLNGLSDEPRPGVPRTITDAQVEEVVVRTLEQTPAGGTHWSKRELAKVVGISPASVLRIWHAFGLQPWRTETFKISPDPFLIDKIRDVVGLYLAPPANAAVFAVDEKPQIQALERTAPVLPMLPGVPERRSFDYVRHGTVDLFAALNTATGRVITKLSAQHRAVDFRDFLDDIDRQTDPGLAVHVICDNLSAHKAPVVRKWLLAHPRFQLHFTPTYSSWINQVERWFAELERRCLERGVFCSLDDLKAALEGWIEVWNDQARPFKWTKTADQILDRICRYCDRISKPGH, from the coding sequence ATGGGCGATAACAGGCTGCCGCCAGTGGTGCTGTCGGAAGCTGAGCGACTGACGTTGGAGAGCTGGGCCGGGCGGCGTTCAACTGCGCAGGGCCTGGCCCAGCGAGCGCGGATCGTGCTCGCGTGCGCACGAGGGTGGAACAACACCGTGGTCGCCGCGCGGTTGGACACTGAGCGCAAGACGGTAGCCAGATGGCGGTCCCGGTTCCTGCGGGACCGCCTGAACGGCCTGTCGGACGAGCCGCGGCCCGGGGTGCCGCGGACCATTACCGACGCCCAGGTCGAAGAGGTGGTGGTCCGCACCCTCGAACAGACACCTGCGGGCGGGACACACTGGTCGAAGCGGGAGCTGGCCAAGGTGGTGGGGATCTCCCCGGCGAGCGTGCTGAGGATCTGGCATGCCTTCGGCCTGCAGCCCTGGCGGACCGAGACCTTCAAGATCTCCCCGGACCCGTTCCTGATCGACAAGATCCGCGATGTCGTCGGCCTCTACCTCGCCCCGCCGGCGAACGCGGCCGTGTTCGCCGTGGACGAGAAACCGCAGATCCAGGCCCTGGAGCGGACCGCACCGGTCCTGCCGATGCTGCCCGGAGTCCCCGAACGGCGGAGCTTCGACTACGTCCGGCATGGCACCGTCGACCTGTTCGCCGCCCTGAACACCGCGACTGGCAGGGTGATCACGAAACTGTCCGCGCAGCACCGGGCTGTGGACTTCCGGGACTTCCTCGACGACATCGACCGCCAGACCGATCCGGGCCTGGCGGTCCACGTCATCTGCGACAACCTCTCTGCCCACAAGGCGCCGGTCGTGCGCAAGTGGCTCCTTGCGCATCCCCGGTTCCAGCTCCACTTCACTCCCACGTACTCGTCGTGGATCAACCAGGTCGAGCGGTGGTTTGCCGAGCTGGAACGACGCTGCCTCGAACGCGGAGTGTTCTGCTCACTCGACGACCTCAAGGCCGCACTCGAAGGCTGGATCGAGGTCTGGAACGACCAGGCCAGGCCGTTCAAGTGGACCAAGACCGCCGACCAGATCCTCGACCGCATCTGCCGCTACTGCGACAGGATCTCCAAACCAGGTCACTAG
- a CDS encoding gamma carbonic anhydrase family protein — protein sequence MSAESQGIRIRHRGHEPQVHPTAYIAPTATLVGDVRVGPRARVMYGAVLDAEGSRIEVGEAAVICENAVLRGSAVAGDQPVLVGDHVFVGPHATLLGCEVGRCAYVATSATVLQCARLGAGSVVAVGALVHARAVLPDEFFVPPHTVALDAPVRLLAPGDPGLAEAIGRVGFAQVAFGVDAEWTDRISRYERIAEVRVAEFGAHADDEVLDLG from the coding sequence ATGAGCGCTGAATCGCAGGGAATCCGCATCCGGCACCGCGGGCACGAACCGCAGGTCCATCCCACCGCCTACATCGCCCCGACGGCCACGCTCGTCGGTGACGTCCGCGTGGGGCCGAGGGCGCGGGTGATGTACGGCGCGGTCCTCGATGCCGAGGGGTCTCGGATCGAGGTCGGTGAGGCGGCGGTGATCTGCGAGAACGCGGTGCTGCGCGGGTCTGCTGTCGCCGGGGATCAGCCGGTGCTCGTCGGCGACCACGTGTTCGTGGGGCCGCATGCCACGCTGCTGGGCTGCGAGGTCGGCAGGTGCGCCTATGTGGCGACCTCGGCGACGGTCCTGCAGTGCGCACGGTTGGGGGCGGGCTCGGTCGTCGCCGTCGGCGCGCTCGTCCACGCGCGCGCCGTTCTGCCGGACGAGTTCTTCGTGCCGCCGCACACCGTGGCGCTCGACGCGCCGGTGCGGCTGCTGGCCCCCGGCGATCCGGGCCTGGCCGAGGCCATCGGGCGGGTGGGCTTCGCGCAGGTGGCGTTCGGCGTCGACGCGGAGTGGACCGACCGGATCAGCCGGTACGAGCGCATCGCGGAGGTGCGCGTCGCCGAGTTCGGCGCGCACGCGGACGATGAGGTTCTGGACCTCGGCTAG
- a CDS encoding DUF397 domain-containing protein, whose translation MNSSRLRWFKSSYSSGDGDDCVEVASCVDSVHIRDSKVTAGPELAVSPRSWAAFVGGVTEA comes from the coding sequence GTGAACAGCTCCCGGTTGCGGTGGTTCAAGAGCAGCTACAGCAGCGGCGACGGAGACGACTGCGTAGAGGTCGCCAGCTGCGTCGACTCCGTCCACATCCGGGACTCCAAGGTGACGGCCGGTCCCGAGCTGGCGGTGTCGCCCCGGTCCTGGGCCGCGTTCGTGGGTGGGGTCACGGAGGCCTGA